One region of Spartobacteria bacterium genomic DNA includes:
- a CDS encoding shikimate kinase produces the protein MNSIILFGFMGTGKSTVGRLLADRLNLPFLDMDEVIESKAGCTVAEIFERRGEAAFRKMEHALVRELSESKEPCVVATGGGVILNPENLTLFRKIGHCVCLTASEACIYNRVRSHGQRPLLQHDDLKERIHRILSEREPLYAAVDVQIETGDQSAGVMADRIQALINSRFA, from the coding sequence ATGAACAGTATCATTCTATTTGGTTTTATGGGAACGGGAAAGAGTACCGTTGGTCGCCTTCTGGCAGACAGGCTGAATTTACCGTTTCTGGATATGGATGAGGTTATCGAATCCAAAGCGGGTTGTACCGTGGCCGAAATTTTTGAGAGACGTGGTGAAGCGGCTTTTCGTAAAATGGAGCATGCGCTGGTTCGAGAGCTTTCAGAATCAAAAGAGCCCTGTGTTGTGGCGACGGGCGGCGGTGTTATTCTGAATCCGGAAAATTTGACGCTATTTCGCAAGATAGGGCATTGTGTATGTTTGACGGCATCAGAAGCATGTATTTATAACCGAGTTCGATCGCATGGGCAACGTCCTTTGTTGCAGCATGACGATTTAAAAGAGCGCATTCATCGTATTTTATCAGAGCGTGAACCGCTCTATGCGGCGGTGGATGTACAGATCGAAACGGGAGATCAGTCAGCTGGTGTTATGGCCGATCGGATTCAGGCTCTGATTAATAGTCGCTTTGCATAA
- a CDS encoding 3'-5' exonuclease — protein MTMKLKLERPLAFFDIEATGLNRKTDRIVEIAIVKVWPDGVNETLELRINPQIPIPQVVQQIHGISDADVAESPVFDDVAREIADFLEDCDLSGYNLLYFDIPLLEEEFRRTVIPFSMQGRKVIDVQKIFHKKEPRDLSAAVAFYCDRPHDGAHGAMADALATYDVLLGQFEKYDDLPLDVDALDDYCKPDDNNFLDREGKLYWNDDNQVCINFGPHKGRTLRGLVDVDTQFLNWILRKDFSREVQDVVRNALAGSFPERKQEK, from the coding sequence ATGACTATGAAATTGAAATTAGAGCGGCCGCTGGCTTTTTTTGATATCGAAGCAACGGGATTAAATCGAAAAACGGATCGTATTGTGGAGATAGCCATTGTGAAAGTATGGCCCGACGGCGTAAATGAAACGTTGGAATTACGGATAAATCCCCAAATACCGATACCGCAGGTGGTGCAGCAGATTCATGGTATTTCTGATGCGGATGTGGCGGAAAGTCCTGTATTTGATGATGTCGCCCGTGAAATTGCCGATTTTCTCGAAGACTGCGATTTATCCGGTTACAACCTGCTCTATTTCGATATTCCGTTGCTCGAAGAAGAATTTCGCCGGACAGTGATTCCCTTTTCCATGCAGGGACGGAAAGTCATTGATGTGCAGAAAATTTTTCACAAAAAAGAGCCTCGTGATTTAAGTGCTGCCGTGGCCTTTTATTGTGATCGTCCGCATGATGGCGCTCACGGAGCTATGGCCGATGCACTGGCCACCTATGATGTACTGCTGGGTCAGTTCGAAAAATACGACGACTTGCCGCTGGATGTCGATGCGCTGGATGACTACTGCAAGCCCGATGATAACAATTTTCTCGATCGCGAAGGAAAGCTTTATTGGAATGACGATAATCAGGTGTGCATCAATTTTGGACCGCACAAAGGGCGGACGCTTCGCGGGCTCGTCGATGTGGATACGCAATTTTTAAACTGGATTCTGCGCAAAGATTTTTCGCGTGAAGTACAGGACGTAGTAAGAAATGCTCTGGCAGGGAGCTTTCCCGAACGAAAACAGGAAAAATAA
- a CDS encoding cobalamin biosynthesis protein CbiM produces MHIPDGMLNGTICPVTALVGTVGLLSAAVFATKQKEKPSSARFGAITSVIFAAQMMNFPILLGTSGHLLGGVAASALMGTPFGILSIALVVMIQGLIFADGGLMVLGANVVNMALIGAGGGGLLLSVLRKKCQLNNVMAIAVASVISVVLASLFVCGELAWSGQGASGMTVSMVLIHALIGLGEAAITVGCYTLFAERSSAHSTRWNVAFPLLTATVIAMLFSPFASGYPDGLEWVAQRYSLLHESAPMFVSPLADYMVAGLSHEVVATGFAGLTGVFVTFLVASVVMRLLSLKKVAR; encoded by the coding sequence ATGCACATACCAGATGGAATGTTAAATGGAACGATTTGTCCAGTCACCGCGTTAGTCGGCACTGTTGGACTGTTGTCGGCAGCAGTTTTCGCTACGAAGCAAAAAGAAAAACCGTCGTCAGCACGTTTCGGTGCTATCACGTCGGTTATTTTTGCAGCGCAGATGATGAATTTCCCCATTTTGCTGGGAACATCTGGTCATTTGCTTGGTGGTGTGGCCGCTTCTGCATTGATGGGGACGCCTTTTGGGATTCTGTCTATCGCCTTGGTTGTCATGATCCAGGGTTTGATTTTTGCTGATGGCGGGCTGATGGTTTTGGGCGCTAATGTGGTCAACATGGCTCTGATTGGAGCGGGCGGTGGCGGACTCCTTCTTTCGGTTCTGAGAAAAAAATGCCAGCTTAACAATGTAATGGCGATAGCCGTTGCATCGGTCATTTCTGTTGTGTTGGCCTCATTGTTTGTTTGCGGAGAATTGGCATGGTCGGGGCAGGGTGCATCAGGAATGACGGTTTCCATGGTGCTTATTCATGCATTGATCGGATTAGGCGAGGCCGCCATTACTGTCGGATGCTATACCCTCTTTGCGGAGCGATCCTCCGCCCATTCGACGCGCTGGAATGTGGCGTTTCCTTTATTGACGGCTACAGTGATTGCCATGTTGTTCAGTCCCTTTGCGTCAGGATATCCTGATGGTCTGGAATGGGTCGCTCAACGGTACAGCCTGTTGCACGAATCTGCGCCGATGTTTGTCTCTCCTCTGGCCGATTATATGGTCGCCGGCCTGTCGCATGAAGTTGTAGCTACAGGGTTCGCCGGATTAACAGGCGTATTTGTTACTTTCCTGGTGGCCAGTGTCGTTATGCGGCTGTTGTCGCTTAAGAAGGTCGCTCGATAG
- a CDS encoding hydroxymethylpyrimidine/phosphomethylpyrimidine kinase, which yields MLWQGAFPNENRKNNGGGMCSRRLLTVLTIGGTDVRGVAGIQADLSTFNALGMWGVSAVTCITSREPEKQLGVYPIAPILVANQIHAAGESFQIVAAKTGLLAMKDIIERVAEGDINEGIPVLVVDPSIWGEDGTRLLPDDAVDTLCNKLFSQARVITPNLPEAALLCGRKIDCVTEMRLAAQEIGCRYDVACLIKGTGLPIGEVVNVLFDGGNEYVYHFPRVEARDRRGAGSAFSAALTAFLGQGKLLNDAALMAGEFVRKAIDNELEAGLIHPLDFSSATQINDPEN from the coding sequence ATGCTCTGGCAGGGAGCTTTCCCGAACGAAAACAGGAAAAATAACGGAGGCGGTATGTGTTCCAGACGGCTGTTAACAGTTCTGACGATTGGTGGAACGGATGTACGTGGTGTAGCCGGTATTCAGGCGGATCTGAGTACGTTCAACGCGCTGGGCATGTGGGGCGTCTCGGCCGTGACCTGCATTACGTCCAGAGAGCCGGAGAAGCAGCTAGGTGTATATCCGATTGCGCCGATTCTGGTTGCAAATCAGATTCATGCGGCGGGAGAATCATTCCAGATTGTTGCGGCGAAAACGGGTCTGCTGGCGATGAAGGATATCATTGAACGTGTGGCGGAGGGGGATATCAATGAAGGTATACCCGTACTGGTGGTTGATCCATCGATCTGGGGAGAAGACGGGACACGTCTGCTGCCTGATGATGCGGTTGATACGCTTTGTAATAAACTGTTTTCACAGGCACGGGTTATCACGCCCAATTTACCAGAGGCCGCGTTGCTTTGCGGCCGTAAGATTGACTGTGTGACTGAAATGCGTCTGGCTGCTCAGGAGATTGGCTGCCGTTATGATGTGGCCTGCCTGATCAAAGGAACGGGATTGCCCATCGGTGAGGTAGTCAATGTGCTGTTTGATGGTGGCAATGAATATGTCTATCATTTTCCCAGGGTGGAAGCACGGGATCGTCGTGGCGCAGGAAGTGCTTTTTCTGCAGCACTGACTGCGTTTCTTGGTCAAGGGAAACTTCTTAACGATGCGGCCTTAATGGCAGGTGAATTTGTGCGTAAGGCCATTGATAACGAGCTCGAGGCCGGGCTGATTCATCCGCTGGATTTTAGCAGTGCGACGCAGATCAATGATCCGGAAAACTAG
- a CDS encoding HNH nuclease family protein: protein MTAERKAKILAELERDVATRQRSYRECALRIYPHVCANCGREFEGKRLKELTVHHRDHNHDNNPPDGSNWILLCIYCHDHEHDKSADAKYINCSTQKQEAGPSIFFPFEGLDIPKPDDNASRENNQN, encoded by the coding sequence ATGACCGCAGAACGGAAAGCAAAAATTCTTGCTGAACTGGAACGAGATGTAGCCACACGTCAGCGAAGCTATCGGGAATGTGCGCTACGGATTTATCCGCATGTTTGCGCCAACTGCGGACGTGAATTTGAGGGCAAACGATTGAAAGAACTGACGGTTCATCACCGAGATCATAATCACGACAATAATCCGCCCGACGGGAGCAACTGGATATTGCTGTGCATCTACTGCCATGATCACGAACATGATAAGAGTGCCGATGCCAAATACATCAACTGCTCGACGCAAAAACAGGAAGCCGGTCCTTCAATATTCTTTCCCTTTGAAGGACTAGACATCCCGAAACCCGACGACAATGCATCCCGAGAAAACAATCAGAATTGA
- a CDS encoding DUF3459 domain-containing protein, which produces MPQGLVRFYHSQVVVWQKDDSMRGIGFYVVVAWVYIIGFVMTGRAGGDLGATVERGEVTFRVWAPHAGSVDVIGDFNGWKGGRDSLSKNPGGIWEGTVKRAKPGQGYKYLINGALQKRDPRARRVEGDRSIIYDPKDFNWQNDKSPSYDISELVVYEMHVGAFNDPHSGDGISGTFSDAIKRLPELQELGINCVQLMPVHEFDGESSWGYNPSDVFAVESAYGGPDGLKEFVKACHARGMVVHLDIVHNHYGPQNLDMLQFDGTGGAESGGIYFYEGAEKGVTPWGPRVKFEDPQVRQFIQDNVVEWIEEFHIDGFRWDSTVNIRAYDMGKKSLPEGMKMLNDINDMMHRTYPGIISIAEDSFDIGKFDGSWEYDFHHHLMPVFKTRNDQDRDMNAVSGVLTRYPSSMQRVIYVDNHDEAGKMNGEMRIASDIDPENPTSDYARRLSGLASLLTLTAPGVPLLLQGNEMLESGPFHDDLPIDWNNWRKQEGFVRLHKDLIHLRRNLDGKGKALEGLECRIAVMDNDEKNIAYWRSGRTSKKDIMVIAANFSGKEQTMDVPLPGTGQWDLLIMTDWQIYGGLSPYKPYESFSLSKSSMTFTLPPYSAALFGSQKGALATRVSDAQLRPVEETSEEFLTPVELPPARKHPEDCFSVIRGVTVHAVQDGVERNWPMELFNDDQWECFVKLDAVNQLTCFLSDADQSITWRATSPSALPLPAEVTMSRDGTSGLTLHDIPPGWIRFGFNEASSTFSISIDPYKGQVNRTWTLITGKTFSGRLVAASHTLAMFAQEPGRYIKFRIQALQSVDQDRVFRFIFDQWD; this is translated from the coding sequence ATGCCGCAGGGTTTGGTTAGATTCTATCATTCGCAGGTTGTTGTTTGGCAGAAGGATGATTCTATGCGCGGTATTGGATTTTATGTGGTTGTTGCGTGGGTATACATTATTGGATTTGTGATGACGGGGCGTGCCGGAGGAGATCTGGGTGCAACCGTGGAGCGGGGCGAGGTAACGTTTCGGGTGTGGGCTCCCCATGCCGGCAGTGTGGATGTGATTGGTGATTTCAACGGATGGAAAGGGGGGCGTGATTCTCTCTCTAAAAATCCGGGTGGTATTTGGGAGGGCACTGTGAAGCGTGCCAAGCCGGGACAGGGTTATAAATATTTGATCAACGGTGCACTGCAGAAACGTGATCCACGCGCCCGCCGTGTAGAGGGTGATCGCTCGATTATTTATGATCCGAAGGACTTTAACTGGCAGAATGATAAAAGCCCGTCTTACGATATTTCTGAGCTGGTGGTCTATGAAATGCATGTGGGTGCCTTTAATGATCCTCATTCCGGCGACGGGATCTCGGGCACGTTCAGCGATGCGATAAAGCGGCTGCCGGAACTTCAGGAACTGGGAATTAACTGTGTTCAGCTGATGCCTGTTCATGAATTCGACGGCGAGAGTAGCTGGGGATATAATCCCAGTGACGTTTTTGCGGTTGAATCGGCCTATGGAGGTCCTGACGGATTAAAGGAATTTGTCAAAGCCTGTCATGCGAGGGGCATGGTGGTGCATCTTGATATTGTACATAATCACTATGGCCCGCAGAATTTGGATATGCTTCAATTTGATGGAACGGGTGGCGCGGAGAGCGGCGGCATTTATTTTTATGAAGGTGCGGAAAAAGGGGTTACGCCATGGGGACCACGCGTCAAATTTGAAGACCCGCAGGTGCGTCAGTTTATCCAGGACAATGTGGTGGAATGGATCGAAGAATTTCATATCGATGGGTTTCGCTGGGATTCCACCGTTAATATTCGCGCCTACGACATGGGTAAGAAGTCGTTGCCCGAAGGGATGAAAATGCTCAATGATATCAATGATATGATGCATCGTACCTATCCCGGCATTATTTCCATTGCCGAAGATTCCTTTGATATAGGCAAGTTCGATGGCTCATGGGAATATGATTTTCATCATCATCTGATGCCTGTTTTCAAGACCCGTAATGACCAGGATCGCGATATGAATGCGGTGTCCGGTGTGCTGACTCGCTATCCATCCAGTATGCAACGCGTAATTTATGTGGATAATCATGACGAAGCGGGAAAGATGAACGGAGAGATGCGTATTGCCTCGGATATTGATCCAGAAAATCCAACAAGTGACTATGCCCGCCGTTTATCAGGCTTAGCATCGCTGCTGACGTTAACCGCTCCGGGCGTCCCGTTGTTGTTGCAGGGGAATGAAATGCTGGAAAGCGGCCCATTTCATGATGATCTTCCCATCGATTGGAATAACTGGCGCAAACAGGAAGGTTTTGTTCGGCTGCATAAAGATTTGATTCATTTACGTCGCAATCTAGACGGCAAAGGAAAGGCGCTGGAAGGGTTGGAATGCCGTATTGCTGTCATGGACAATGATGAAAAAAATATCGCCTATTGGCGTTCCGGAAGAACTTCAAAGAAGGACATCATGGTTATCGCCGCCAATTTTTCTGGAAAAGAACAGACCATGGACGTGCCGTTGCCCGGAACGGGACAGTGGGACTTGCTTATTATGACGGACTGGCAGATTTACGGAGGTCTATCCCCCTATAAACCATATGAGTCGTTTAGTTTATCCAAATCGTCCATGACGTTTACGCTGCCACCATACAGTGCCGCCCTTTTTGGTTCACAAAAAGGGGCCTTGGCCACGCGTGTATCTGATGCGCAATTGCGGCCTGTGGAAGAGACGTCTGAGGAGTTTTTGACACCTGTGGAGCTCCCCCCCGCGCGAAAACACCCGGAGGACTGCTTTTCTGTGATTCGCGGAGTAACTGTTCATGCCGTGCAGGATGGCGTGGAGCGCAACTGGCCGATGGAGCTCTTCAACGACGATCAGTGGGAATGCTTTGTGAAGCTTGATGCCGTTAATCAGTTGACGTGTTTTTTGTCCGATGCCGATCAGTCGATTACTTGGCGGGCTACGTCACCCAGTGCACTGCCGCTACCTGCCGAAGTAACGATGTCACGGGATGGAACCTCCGGCTTGACATTACACGATATTCCACCCGGCTGGATTCGTTTTGGATTTAATGAAGCATCCTCGACGTTTTCTATATCGATAGATCCTTATAAAGGTCAGGTGAATCGCACGTGGACGCTCATCACCGGGAAAACCTTCAGTGGACGACTGGTCGCCGCCTCGCATACGCTGGCGATGTTTGCTCAGGAACCGGGAAGGTACATAAAATTTCGGATTCAGGCGTTGCAGTCAGTAGATCAAGATCGTGTTTTCAGATTTATATTCGATCAGTGGGACTGA
- a CDS encoding ComEC/Rec2 family competence protein — protein sequence MVGGLHSYRLTIFCLAHWCALLGVAFAGNTSVLLWMLPLMLGCGFIARLFFHRRWGLLFFWAAAGSLFAWSSLFLCNVSSSESLAAQLNSSKEYAWIQGVVVSDPEVDAGKRFWHFDVHVDQLKRTTVWQSVDDSIPVVIPYVDGDDYTYGQRWIFRGTVRSVPSVLTTLPDHAAFRGDWQGHQLLAIGEGTRFHSACVRNRRLSAETLGSGVGDHSDTARVMRALVLGYRYGLPEHLQQLYQDSGTFHIFAISGLHVGIIALILVGILRFSRISMNHWAWVLVPILFIYVFAVGAPPSAVRALIMAAVYYIALSLLRRPDGVHGLCIAASMILFFSPEQLFKPGFLLSFSVTGGLIILFPMWQRRVLGFVSPHPWQLTPFYWQQGVPRRVLLIMGNAAGVACIAWIVSAPLTALWFHRITPIGIFANLLIGPLIFAMMMLGAESIVISGLFPVLSTCLNLTCALLLKGVLHILTWLESLPLSHLNVVAPPALTLVAFAFMIICFASHFPLRLKRFAATALLLLALGGWLVSFYPFKDEAHVIDVGQGNALLWRFRDLHTVLIDAGPDEKARKVIRYLRAAGVNTLDTLIIMSSDQGSWNGAQAVVDAFDVKEIRCLNPLFFHPSRRHRWGAQHYAACITALRKTGVDVQVVSAEDLWYPAAGWTFRILYPLRGATGYAPVDATLVLEAEKNGAIQLLHAGMGHKRVEMQVMKQHGAEALQHVSWLHVADHGADGTCCDAWLTLLQPDNAVISVDYYNSRGDPARNVLYALEREHAEIHRTDLDGTIDIAFQ from the coding sequence ATGGTCGGGGGCTTGCATTCTTATCGGTTGACGATTTTTTGTTTGGCACATTGGTGCGCTCTGCTCGGTGTCGCTTTCGCAGGAAATACATCGGTATTGCTATGGATGCTGCCTCTGATGCTGGGTTGCGGTTTTATTGCCCGTTTATTTTTTCACAGACGATGGGGGTTGTTGTTTTTTTGGGCTGCTGCGGGCAGCCTTTTTGCATGGAGTTCGCTTTTCCTCTGCAATGTGTCGTCCAGCGAATCGCTTGCCGCGCAACTAAACAGTTCCAAAGAATATGCGTGGATACAGGGTGTCGTCGTCTCAGACCCCGAGGTGGATGCTGGAAAACGCTTTTGGCATTTCGATGTGCACGTGGATCAATTGAAGCGAACCACGGTTTGGCAGAGTGTAGACGACTCGATCCCTGTGGTCATCCCCTACGTGGATGGCGATGATTATACATACGGTCAGCGTTGGATTTTCAGGGGAACAGTGCGTTCGGTACCTTCCGTGCTGACGACTCTTCCAGATCATGCGGCCTTCCGCGGGGATTGGCAGGGACATCAGCTGCTTGCAATCGGGGAGGGCACTCGTTTTCATTCGGCCTGTGTACGGAACCGGAGACTGTCCGCCGAAACCCTTGGGTCAGGCGTTGGAGATCACTCTGATACCGCGCGTGTTATGCGGGCTTTAGTGCTTGGGTACCGCTATGGACTGCCGGAGCATCTGCAACAGTTGTATCAGGATTCTGGAACGTTTCATATCTTTGCCATTTCAGGACTGCATGTGGGAATCATTGCCTTGATTCTAGTTGGAATACTGCGTTTCAGTCGCATATCCATGAATCACTGGGCATGGGTGCTGGTGCCGATCCTTTTCATTTATGTCTTTGCTGTGGGAGCACCTCCCAGTGCTGTGCGAGCACTAATCATGGCGGCTGTTTATTATATCGCACTCAGTTTATTACGACGTCCCGACGGAGTGCATGGCTTGTGCATCGCCGCCTCGATGATCCTCTTTTTTTCTCCCGAACAGCTGTTTAAGCCTGGGTTTTTGCTTAGTTTTTCTGTGACAGGAGGATTGATTATACTTTTTCCTATGTGGCAACGCCGTGTACTGGGTTTTGTGTCACCCCATCCATGGCAGTTGACTCCCTTCTACTGGCAACAGGGAGTGCCTCGCAGGGTGCTGCTGATTATGGGAAATGCTGCGGGTGTTGCCTGCATTGCCTGGATCGTGTCGGCACCCCTGACAGCATTGTGGTTCCACCGCATTACACCTATTGGTATTTTTGCCAATCTTTTGATTGGACCGCTAATATTTGCAATGATGATGCTTGGTGCAGAATCCATCGTTATTTCGGGGCTGTTCCCCGTGTTGTCAACTTGTCTCAACCTAACATGTGCTCTGCTCCTGAAAGGCGTTCTCCATATACTTACTTGGCTGGAGTCCTTGCCGTTGAGTCATCTCAACGTGGTGGCTCCTCCAGCCCTTACTCTGGTGGCATTTGCTTTTATGATCATATGTTTTGCGTCACATTTTCCCTTGCGTTTAAAACGGTTTGCAGCAACAGCACTGTTATTGCTGGCATTGGGTGGTTGGCTGGTAAGTTTTTACCCATTCAAAGATGAGGCACACGTGATTGATGTGGGGCAGGGAAATGCTCTGCTCTGGCGGTTCCGCGATTTACATACCGTCCTGATCGATGCTGGTCCTGATGAGAAGGCACGCAAAGTAATAAGGTATCTGCGTGCTGCTGGCGTTAATACACTGGATACCCTGATCATTATGTCCAGTGATCAAGGAAGCTGGAATGGTGCGCAGGCGGTTGTCGATGCGTTCGACGTCAAAGAAATACGTTGCCTGAATCCGCTGTTTTTTCATCCATCTCGCAGGCATCGTTGGGGGGCGCAACACTATGCGGCCTGCATCACTGCATTGCGGAAAACGGGAGTGGATGTGCAAGTTGTGTCCGCTGAAGATTTGTGGTATCCCGCAGCCGGCTGGACATTTCGTATTTTGTATCCCTTGCGCGGAGCGACGGGGTATGCACCTGTTGATGCTACGCTGGTTTTAGAAGCGGAAAAAAATGGAGCCATCCAACTGCTCCATGCGGGAATGGGACATAAACGTGTGGAAATGCAGGTAATGAAACAGCATGGGGCCGAGGCGCTACAGCATGTTTCATGGTTGCATGTCGCCGACCACGGAGCCGATGGCACCTGCTGCGACGCATGGCTGACACTGCTTCAGCCTGATAATGCAGTGATCAGTGTGGATTATTATAATAGCCGGGGCGACCCCGCCAGGAATGTTTTATACGCGCTGGAACGTGAACATGCTGAAATTCATCGCACAGATTTGGATGGAACGATCGATATCGCGTTTCAATAG
- the wbaP gene encoding undecaprenyl-phosphate galactose phosphotransferase WbaP, with amino-acid sequence MNMEKPTRVIEIDAGYSYFRRWIINAAALLTGDVLVLFSALVLAGLIRYLIRSEHMPLSRGAYLIPAWCIGAIIGKLVPGWGMGTVEEMRRVQLLLLGIFALAVSALFFTKSADITSRIKVVLAYALCVPLLPLVRYCIRSVLIRFHLWGIPTVIYGTNRTASHVIEVIRTKPELGYIPVGVFEDESDDTSHRLERLPVLGSMCDYTTKAPFAIIGVPAISAADMRQLLNGSLAHYRRVILIPDLLDIPSVWVTTHDFNGVLGLEIVRNLLNPVARWSKSIFEWIAVFGTLPLWLPLCICIAFAIWLEDRHNPFFMQERVGKNGHVFKIIKFRSMDPHAEAILETHLAEHPDARAEWLKNCKLRRDPRITRMGRIVRITSLDELPQLFNVLKGDMALVGPRPLPQYHHEKLPANALVLRERVLPGITGLWQISGRSDSGTDGMEKNDSYYVRNWSIWLDITILAQTLAAVLRGRGAY; translated from the coding sequence ATGAATATGGAAAAACCAACAAGAGTCATCGAAATCGATGCTGGCTATTCTTATTTTCGCCGTTGGATTATTAATGCGGCGGCACTGCTCACAGGTGATGTGCTGGTGTTGTTTTCTGCACTGGTACTTGCAGGGCTCATTCGGTACTTGATTCGATCGGAACATATGCCCTTATCGCGTGGAGCCTATCTTATTCCTGCGTGGTGTATTGGTGCGATCATCGGAAAGCTTGTGCCCGGCTGGGGAATGGGCACGGTGGAAGAGATGCGCCGAGTTCAGTTACTGCTGCTGGGGATTTTTGCTTTGGCTGTGAGCGCGTTATTCTTCACGAAATCGGCCGATATTACCAGTCGTATCAAGGTGGTTCTGGCCTATGCCCTTTGCGTTCCTTTGCTGCCATTGGTTCGTTATTGCATTCGGTCGGTGCTGATTCGCTTCCATTTATGGGGTATTCCCACGGTAATTTATGGAACCAATCGCACGGCATCGCATGTTATTGAGGTGATTCGCACGAAACCGGAATTGGGTTACATTCCCGTTGGTGTATTTGAAGATGAATCGGATGATACATCCCATAGACTTGAACGACTGCCAGTACTTGGATCCATGTGCGATTACACGACAAAGGCGCCTTTTGCCATTATCGGTGTTCCGGCGATAAGTGCTGCGGATATGCGTCAGTTACTGAATGGGTCGCTGGCGCATTATCGACGGGTCATTCTTATTCCTGACTTATTGGATATTCCCTCAGTCTGGGTGACCACCCATGATTTTAACGGGGTTCTAGGGCTGGAGATTGTGCGCAATCTTTTAAATCCTGTAGCTCGTTGGAGCAAAAGCATTTTTGAATGGATCGCCGTATTTGGAACACTGCCGCTCTGGCTACCACTTTGCATATGTATTGCATTTGCCATCTGGCTGGAAGACAGGCATAATCCTTTTTTCATGCAGGAGCGTGTAGGAAAAAATGGTCATGTGTTTAAGATCATTAAGTTCCGGAGCATGGATCCCCATGCAGAGGCTATCTTAGAAACGCATCTTGCAGAGCACCCCGATGCCCGTGCGGAATGGCTGAAAAACTGTAAATTACGTCGAGATCCCCGCATTACCCGAATGGGTCGCATTGTTCGCATTACATCGCTGGATGAACTGCCGCAGCTTTTCAATGTTTTAAAAGGAGATATGGCACTGGTCGGCCCCCGCCCGTTGCCGCAGTATCACCATGAAAAACTGCCGGCAAATGCTCTCGTCCTGCGCGAGCGAGTTCTCCCGGGGATTACTGGTTTGTGGCAGATTTCCGGACGTAGCGATTCAGGAACCGACGGGATGGAGAAAAACGATTCCTATTACGTCCGTAACTGGTCCATTTGGTTGGATATCACGATTCTTGCACAGACGCTTGCAGCTGTTTTGCGGGGCAGAGGAGCCTATTAA